The DNA segment CATTTTCTGTTCCGCTGGGCCTAGAGATGGCAAGTCTTCAGAACAACTCCTGGTTGTCTGGATTCACCCAGAGAATGCCCTTGTCCAGTGGCTTTTAAGTAGTCCCAGTCTTTCTGTACAACCCACATACAAACAgtttaaaacttcaataaaacttTAATATACTAGAACATCAACGAACATTTTTCTGACAACAGGTCCTAGATCAGACAATATATTTTACTGAGCTAGCCTGACTTGCCAAGATCTGCATCAATGCAACCCTATTCTTTTCTCGACTGAGAAGTGAAATCAATTACTGTATGTTTCATGCAGCAGAGGGAATACAGCTACCTGTGCTTTGTTGGTGATTTCACATACTAACCTTGCACACAAACTCGGCAATGTGCACACTACTGAGCCATTTGAAAAGAATCAATCTGGCTATTGAATGCCTGCTATGCAGGGCAAGGAAATTTCTTCACTTTGTCTCTACAAAGTCAGGACAGAGAGAGTCGCAGTAGAGATTCGGTTTCCAATGTAGCCAGGTTACAAGACCTGCCAGGAGAGAAGGGTGGTCCTGCACAGTGCTTACATACATGGTGGTCTTGGGGAAATTCAGAATCCAAGCAGCAAAATGAGTGCCTTCCTCTGTCATAGTGATCTAGCAAACTGTGAGCAATGAAGCTGCTTTCAGTATGTAGCATGTTGCACACCCCGCAGACGACAATTTCGCATTTGGGGCACATTTTCCCAGAGTGAGCCTTCCCCAAGGAACACATCTCCTTCTGGGCTTTCAGCTGCATGGACTCTTTTCTTTGCACACCTCTCTTCTTGTCTTCAAGGTGCCCATTATTTTCCTGAGGACTAAAAAGCCAAGACAAAATAGTGATCTGAACAATCAGTGGCAGCTACCATTTTCCAAAGTGCATCagggcaaagggccttctcggtggtggcgcccgccctgtggaacgccctcccttcagatgtcaaggaaataaacaactatctgacttttagaagacatctgaaggcagccctgtttagggaagtttttaatgtttgatagtttattgtgcttttaattctgttgggactcggagccgcccagagtggctggctggGCATAAAtaaatttactattattattattattattattattattattattactactactacttttcaCTGCATGTATGACGAATCATATAATTTTAGAGCTGAATAGCAGAAGGAGGCATCACACTGGTgaactaccaaaaaaaaaaggatcAAGCCATTTGCCATTTGAGTATTTTTTTGAAGATTTAAAGGGATTTATTACCTTCTCAGCCTAATATCCTGCCACCAAAGCAGGAGGGCCCTGTGAGGGATAGGCCCTGGGTTTGCCTCGTGATGACCCACCAACTGACAAGTCGCTCAGCCAatcaagggagagagagagaggaatttaAGTTAATCAGCTGGGACTGAGAGTGCAGTCAGGGATTATCTATGGGTGAGACAGGAACCTGGGATTGGAAACAGGGTGGGCACCTGGAATCTCTGACTATTTGAGTGGACTCTGGTAGGGTATATCTGTCAGTGGGAACAGATTCTAACTAGCTGAGGGGAAGTTTAGGATTTTAGAAGGGACTGGGTAGTGTAAGATAATAACCATCCTAGAAAGAAATTATCTTTCCAAAGTCAGGTTTAAAATATGAAGTTAAGCACAATCTTAAATATCTCTGTAAAGAGTGTTTGTATGAAACAAAGTGTTGTGCCTTACAAAAGTAACCAGTAAGCTATACAGTTTAGTTTGGTTTAGAGAAGCCTAGTTTTTTTAGTTTTTGCTGGTTTAAATTttgtgaatgttttaaatagttgttttaatAGTTTTTACCAATAATTCTATTGTTATATTCTTTTCGTAAACCAAGCATAtttttgttacaatcaagcaTATCCTGTTTATTCCCCATTATTTCTATATATAATATTCTGCTCCAGAGTTTTCTTACCATTGCTCTTCCTTCGGTGCACAGTGC comes from the Podarcis muralis chromosome 6, rPodMur119.hap1.1, whole genome shotgun sequence genome and includes:
- the LOC144328091 gene encoding uncharacterized protein LOC144328091, whose amino-acid sequence is MCSATELWLFFFMIHQGSLKLEFSLPETRCFPKMPAGRSFKKSTREEGIGDAKHCRKKDGHIFKKRLSTLSLFSGPSRNVIPQENNGHLEDKKRGVQRKESMQLKAQKEMCSLGKAHSGKMCPKCEIVVCGVCNMLHTESSFIAHSLLDHYDRGRHSFCCLDSEFPQDHHVCKHCAGPPFSPGRSCNLATLETESLLRLSLS